The proteins below come from a single Burkholderia contaminans genomic window:
- a CDS encoding rod shape-determining protein — protein MSTPLFGKLFAQPVAIDPGTASTRIYTHERGVVLNQPSVVCFRKAGAGATDARPTLEAVGELAKALLGREPGHLEAVRPMRHGVIADAHAAEQMIRSFIDMSRTRSRFGRRVEVTLCVPSDATAVERRALREAAFAAGVSEVELIEESLAAGLGAGLPVTEPVGSMVVDIGGGTTEVAVISLGGIVYREAIRVGGNQFDAAIVNHVRNLYGVLLGEQTAEHVKQTIGSATSAVPRRSTRAVGRGVGDGLPRSIELSNHDVADALAAPLKQVIGAVKSVLENAPAELVTDIANRGVVLTGGGALLADFERLLYDETGLVARIADEPATCAVRGAGEAMGRLTMCQAD, from the coding sequence ATGTCGACACCGCTGTTCGGAAAGTTGTTTGCGCAACCCGTTGCGATCGACCCTGGAACGGCGAGTACGCGGATTTATACGCACGAACGCGGCGTGGTGCTGAACCAGCCGTCGGTCGTCTGCTTCCGCAAGGCCGGTGCCGGTGCGACCGACGCCCGGCCGACGCTCGAGGCCGTCGGCGAGCTCGCGAAGGCGCTGCTGGGCCGCGAACCGGGGCATCTCGAAGCCGTACGGCCGATGCGGCACGGCGTGATCGCCGACGCGCACGCGGCCGAGCAGATGATCCGCAGCTTCATCGACATGTCGCGCACGCGTTCGCGCTTCGGCCGCCGCGTCGAAGTCACGTTGTGCGTACCGTCCGACGCGACGGCCGTCGAGCGCCGCGCGCTCCGCGAGGCCGCCTTCGCCGCGGGTGTATCGGAGGTCGAACTGATCGAGGAATCGCTCGCGGCCGGGCTCGGCGCGGGCTTGCCGGTGACCGAGCCGGTCGGCTCGATGGTCGTCGACATCGGCGGCGGGACCACCGAAGTCGCGGTGATCTCGCTCGGCGGCATCGTCTACCGCGAGGCGATTCGCGTGGGCGGCAACCAGTTCGACGCGGCGATCGTCAACCATGTGCGCAACCTGTATGGCGTGCTGCTCGGCGAACAGACGGCCGAACACGTGAAGCAGACGATCGGCTCGGCCACCAGCGCGGTGCCGCGCCGGTCGACGCGCGCGGTCGGGCGGGGTGTCGGCGACGGGCTGCCGCGCTCGATCGAACTGTCCAACCACGACGTGGCGGACGCGCTGGCCGCGCCGCTCAAACAGGTGATCGGCGCGGTGAAGTCGGTGCTGGAGAACGCGCCGGCCGAACTCGTGACCGACATCGCGAATCGCGGCGTGGTGCTGACGGGCGGCGGCGCGCTGCTCGCGGATTTCGAGCGCCTGCTGTACGACGAGACGGGGCTCGTCGCCCGGATCGCCGACGAGCCGGCCACCTGCGCGGTGCGCGGCGCAGGCGAGGCGATGGGGCGGCTCACGATGTGTCAGGCCGACTGA
- a CDS encoding patatin-like phospholipase family protein has product MTATVSFRWARVRPLCTTLVAFWCCTVAAQPLPAADSAAAAAVTAAAPIAAPVAAASAPAAAPAASGHTCEADGGPAGRPSVGLVLSGGGARGYAHLGVLKVLEDNRIPIDCIAGTSMGAVVGGLYASGMAAGEMQKRLSEVNLADIAFDVTERADLPQTSREEERLYINGLTLGFGKKGVKVPVGLVQGNRLQALLASWTAAVPTNQPFDRLPIPYRAVATDLQTGQMVVLDHGSLPLAIRASMAMPGLFAPAEINGRALVDGGLVSNLPVDTARQMGANVVIAVDIGSQLRPLDALASPADVMQQMVGILIRQNVTAQRKQLDAQDVLLTPDLGSLAFTDFQNAKQAIAAGAAAATAALPKLKRFALTPEQYAAYRSAHAQPLPPPIRITRIDIKTTGGVPKRVVSNALHVKPGDTYDPDTVSKDLLGLTTGGNFESVTQQIVSRGDENVLEIDAREKYWGPNFLLFGLGMSSSSTDEGGFRLHVGYRRPWLTESGLEFRADTTIGSDLQSARIEFRQPLSMAYGVYLSPYAEYQRRYANLYDDTGDVKITQYLMQTARAGLDFGLPIGRLGDFRIGLGYVTGHGSPTYNLPFDDGSGQSLLWPSFTSQALTARARLVIDQLDDPLFPRKGYFTELRVERSLVSRNGGSASEFDDSINNAPYTEIYGKAMVAQQFGRHSVSATIEGGKSIGGTNLINAFNFTLGGFQHLSAYAADQLNGNELAYAQVTYMNQLMTFNASPVKALSVGASAEVGNVWSSGQKVGGGTLKQSYTFFTSLSTAFGPVYIGVALAPGGRRNFYLQLGRTY; this is encoded by the coding sequence ATGACAGCGACCGTTTCCTTCCGCTGGGCGCGGGTGCGCCCGCTTTGCACGACGCTCGTCGCCTTCTGGTGCTGCACGGTCGCCGCGCAACCGCTGCCGGCCGCCGACTCCGCCGCCGCGGCCGCGGTCACCGCCGCCGCCCCGATCGCCGCGCCGGTCGCTGCCGCCAGCGCGCCGGCTGCCGCGCCCGCCGCATCCGGGCACACCTGCGAAGCCGACGGCGGCCCGGCCGGCCGCCCGTCGGTCGGCCTCGTGCTGTCCGGCGGCGGCGCGCGCGGCTACGCACATCTCGGGGTCCTGAAGGTACTGGAAGACAACCGCATCCCGATCGACTGCATCGCCGGCACCAGCATGGGCGCCGTGGTCGGCGGCCTGTACGCGAGCGGCATGGCCGCCGGCGAGATGCAGAAGCGGCTGTCGGAGGTCAACCTCGCCGACATCGCGTTCGACGTGACGGAGCGCGCGGACCTGCCGCAAACCAGCCGGGAGGAAGAGCGCCTGTACATCAACGGGCTCACGCTCGGCTTCGGCAAGAAAGGCGTGAAAGTGCCGGTCGGCCTCGTGCAGGGCAACCGGCTGCAGGCGCTGCTCGCGAGCTGGACGGCCGCCGTGCCGACCAACCAGCCGTTCGACCGCCTGCCGATCCCGTACCGCGCGGTCGCGACCGACCTGCAGACGGGCCAGATGGTGGTGCTCGACCACGGCTCGCTGCCGCTCGCGATCCGTGCGAGCATGGCGATGCCGGGCCTGTTCGCGCCGGCCGAAATCAACGGGCGCGCGCTCGTGGACGGCGGGCTCGTCAGCAACCTGCCCGTCGACACCGCGCGGCAGATGGGCGCGAACGTCGTGATCGCGGTCGACATCGGCTCGCAACTGCGCCCGCTCGACGCGCTCGCGTCGCCCGCCGACGTGATGCAGCAGATGGTCGGCATCCTGATCCGCCAGAACGTGACCGCACAGCGCAAGCAACTCGACGCGCAGGACGTGCTGCTCACGCCGGACCTCGGCTCGCTCGCGTTCACCGATTTCCAGAATGCGAAGCAGGCGATCGCCGCAGGCGCTGCCGCCGCGACCGCGGCCCTGCCGAAGCTGAAGCGCTTCGCGCTCACGCCGGAACAGTACGCGGCCTACCGGTCTGCGCACGCGCAGCCGCTGCCGCCGCCGATCCGCATCACGCGCATCGACATCAAGACCACCGGCGGCGTACCGAAGCGGGTCGTCAGCAACGCGCTGCACGTGAAACCCGGCGACACCTACGATCCGGACACAGTCAGCAAGGATCTGCTCGGGCTCACGACGGGCGGCAACTTCGAGAGCGTCACGCAGCAGATCGTGAGCCGCGGCGACGAAAACGTGCTCGAGATCGATGCGCGCGAGAAATACTGGGGGCCGAACTTCCTGCTGTTCGGGCTCGGCATGTCGAGCAGTTCGACCGACGAGGGCGGCTTCCGCCTGCACGTCGGCTACCGGCGGCCATGGCTCACCGAATCCGGGCTCGAATTCCGCGCGGACACGACGATCGGCAGCGACCTGCAATCGGCGCGCATCGAGTTCCGCCAGCCGCTGTCGATGGCCTACGGCGTCTATCTGTCGCCGTACGCGGAATACCAGCGCCGCTACGCGAACCTGTACGACGACACCGGCGACGTGAAGATCACGCAGTACCTGATGCAGACCGCACGCGCCGGGCTCGATTTCGGGCTGCCGATCGGGCGACTCGGCGATTTCCGGATCGGCCTCGGTTACGTGACCGGGCACGGCTCGCCGACCTACAACCTGCCGTTCGACGACGGCAGCGGCCAGTCGCTGCTGTGGCCGAGCTTCACGTCGCAGGCGCTGACCGCGCGCGCGCGGCTCGTCATCGACCAGCTCGACGATCCGCTGTTCCCGCGCAAGGGCTATTTCACCGAGCTGCGCGTCGAACGCTCGCTGGTGTCGCGCAACGGGGGCTCGGCGTCCGAGTTCGACGACAGCATCAACAACGCGCCCTACACGGAGATCTACGGCAAGGCGATGGTCGCGCAGCAGTTCGGCCGGCACAGCGTCAGCGCGACGATCGAAGGCGGCAAGAGCATCGGCGGCACCAACCTGATCAACGCATTCAACTTCACGCTCGGCGGCTTCCAGCATCTGTCCGCGTATGCGGCCGACCAGCTGAACGGCAACGAGCTCGCGTATGCGCAGGTGACCTACATGAACCAGCTGATGACGTTCAACGCGTCGCCGGTCAAGGCGCTGTCGGTGGGCGCCAGCGCGGAAGTCGGCAACGTCTGGTCGAGCGGCCAGAAGGTCGGCGGCGGCACGCTGAAGCAAAGCTATACGTTCTTCACCAGCCTGTCGACCGCGTTCGGGCCCGTGTACATCGGCGTCGCGCTCGCGCCCGGCGGCCGCCGCAACTTCTACCTGCAGCTCGGCCGCACGTACTGA
- a CDS encoding FMN-dependent NADH-azoreductase encodes MRLLNIVSSPRGARSASIAVANAFVDAYRQTGATIDVDTLNVWEADLPDFDSDAIGAKYKGVANAPMDEAEQSIWRRIQSLVKRFQEADRIVVGVPMWNFGYPYKLKQLIDLVSQRNMLFTFDGSAYAPLLEIPRALVIHVRGQSREPGAGADNPGFRHQADYIEFWLRFIGVSEVRSLTVEHTWGARASDSIERAQARAVAMAAAF; translated from the coding sequence ATGCGGCTTTTGAATATCGTGTCTTCTCCCCGCGGCGCCAGGTCGGCTTCGATCGCGGTCGCCAATGCCTTTGTCGATGCGTACCGGCAGACGGGCGCCACGATCGACGTCGATACGTTGAATGTCTGGGAGGCGGACTTGCCGGACTTCGACAGCGATGCGATCGGCGCCAAGTACAAGGGCGTCGCAAACGCGCCGATGGATGAGGCGGAGCAGTCGATCTGGCGGCGCATCCAGTCGCTCGTGAAGCGCTTTCAGGAGGCGGACCGGATCGTCGTGGGCGTGCCGATGTGGAATTTCGGCTATCCGTACAAGCTCAAGCAGCTGATCGATCTCGTCAGCCAGCGGAACATGCTGTTTACGTTCGACGGCAGCGCGTACGCGCCGTTGCTGGAGATTCCGCGCGCGCTGGTGATCCATGTTCGCGGGCAAAGCCGGGAGCCCGGTGCGGGCGCCGACAATCCCGGATTCCGGCATCAGGCCGACTACATCGAATTCTGGTTGAGGTTCATCGGCGTGAGCGAAGTCAGGAGCCTGACCGTCGAACACACGTGGGGCGCGCGGGCCAGCGACAGCATCGAACGGGCACAAGCCCGCGCGGTCGCGATGGCCGCGGCGTTCTGA